The DNA segment TCAACATAGGCCAACCGCCAAAACCTTACTTTCTGGATATAGATACTGGCAGTGACCTCACGTGGCTCCAATGCGACGCACCTTGCGCTAAATGCACACCGGTAAACCTTTTGTTTTGGATTTTTGAACGGGTTTTGTGGGTCGTATGATGAACAATTGCCGTACTAAAATAATGCTCAGAACTATGCAGTGATTTTTTCATGATGTGTTTCTCCAGGCCCCTCACGCTCTTTACAAACCCAACCGAAACCTTATAACATGTGTGGATCCTATGTGTGTTTCCCTTCATGGGCCTGGAAACCATGATTGTCCATCACCACAGGAGCAATGTGATTATGAGATTGATTATGCTGACCATGGTTCGTCTTTAGGTGTGCTGATCAAGGACTCATTTCCTCTTAAATTTACCAACAGTAGCACAGTAACACCCCATCTAGCATTTGGGTAAGCCACTAAAACGTGCCTTAAATTTGAGTTCCTTTGTTTTTCGGGTACACCTGAGAGTAAAATGTAGGTCTCTGGTGTTTCCTTCTACTAATATTTTAGCGATGTAAAAGAATACATTATTTAAGTTGTTCTTTTCAAAAGCATGCATCATTTTTTTGGCCGATCAGTTGTAATTTGTTCCTTGCAATTTATAATATCTAGCTGTGGGTACAATCAAGAGGTTCCAGATTCAAGCCATCTACCATATACCGATGGAGTCCTTGGCCTTGGCATTGGGAAATCAAGCATTCTTTCCCAGCTGCATAACATGGGTCTGATAAAAAACATCATAGGTCACTGTTTAAGTGCACAAGGGGGAggatttcttttctttggaGATGGCTTTCTTCCTGCTTCAGGCATTGTCTGGGCGCCAATATTAAGCCAATCGTGAGTTTCACTTTGTCATTTTCGGAACAAGTTAAAAGCCAAATCAGAAATTGAACATGTTCTACTTTTTATTCAGAAAATACTACTCATTGGGACTGGCAGACCTCCAATTTGGCGGCcaagcttccactatcaaaggCCTCCAAATAGTTTTTGACAGTGGAAGTACCTATACGTACTTTAGTTCTCAATCTTACAATGCTCTCGTTTCACAGGTGGGTTCaatattttcatgaaatatCTGTATTTGCATTTtccatataattattattcttttctacCTCCAGATAAAGGGTGACTTAAAAGGAAAGCAACTACAGGATGCAGTTGAGGATAAAAGCCTTCCCATCTGCTGGAAAGGCACAAAACCTTTCAAATCTGTTCGAGACGCTGCTAGTTACTTCAAGCCTATAACATTGACCTTTACAAAGACGAAAAACGTTCAGTTTCATTTGCAGCCCGAATCTTATCTCATTGTCACTGTAAGCAAAGAATTGTTCTTCCTAAGTTAAGTTACAACAAATAGAAAACCAAAAACCTTGAACTGTTAATTCGTTTGATTCAGACACATGGCAACGCGTGCTTAGGCATCTTGAACGGAGGCGAGGTTGGATTAGGAAATCTTAATGTCATTGGAGGTTTGTATTgaaaactgaaaatatcatacaCCGTTAGTGTGTATCCGTCAGCACGTGCATTTCTTTTTTGCTTTCTGACCACGGAAAACTTAATTTTTGCAGATAATTTTCTTCAAGATAAGCTTGTGATATATGATAACGAGAGACATCTAATTGGATGGACATCGGCGAACTGTAACAGGCTACCAAAGTTCTGACCAATTTAAATCGTTTTTGTTTGCTTTCGACTAGGCTCAGCTCGGGGGACTCTCACcagaatattttgtttattattaaCAGCATGGAGCGTCATTCTGGTGAAGGTTTGTATCTGCCTTACGCTGCCAGTTATGGTGCCTTCAAAGATACTTGTGCGGCAACTTTTGGTTCTCGGAAGAAAGGCAGAAAATAAACGATGACATGATTTATTGTATACATAACTTTGTGTTGTGGATATATATGTGTGGAAATGTAAACATATTCTGGACTGGATAGCAGTATGCAATTAGTAAAGGTTAAGCGTGTCGCACGTTACCGGATTGAATCGGACTTGAGTAAACCGAATCCATGGTGTAAGATAATGGAATTTGACCAATCTGATAGCATATAGGATAGAACTGGTTTTGGATCTCCTAGATTCGGTATATAACCCAATCTAAAGTCGGATGAGAACACAAGGGAGTGGAACACATGTCTAAATATGTAATTCGCCAAATATGTTAAggaattaaatttagaaatacgagtaaaaattatcaaacaacaaatttctttaaaatttagCAAATATCATTAATCATATTGATATGGATTAACCTAGCAGAATGTTCTTCTCTGGAATTATGTTCTTGATTTTACTGATTGTTAAATCATTAAATATTGGTTTaccttgtattttttttatataaaataatattagaaatctaaaaattaagaaaataaacacaattataatatttattcataataaatgtagtgcaataataaattaataccaTAAATCGATCAAGCTTATATAGTTTTTTTCCCTACAAATGACCAAATCAAGACACGCCTAGTTCCTGGGGACATCATCTTAAGGCCACCTTTTCTGCTCCTCTCTTATTGGCCCGCCATCCACTTGGCTAAGTTGGATGAGGACGATATATTCCCGGTAAAATAAAGCAATTCTGAGTGGTTATTTGCTCATAATAGCTATCTTGGTCTGTTTCGGAACAGAGTATGTTACAAGTAGCTACTTCTATACAGGACGTAGCAAGAGTTACAAATTAATACAGTTCAACTGCCAAAAGTTA comes from the Primulina huaijiensis isolate GDHJ02 chromosome 8, ASM1229523v2, whole genome shotgun sequence genome and includes:
- the LOC140982941 gene encoding aspartic proteinase Asp1-like; the encoded protein is MTMCGRVYVKALVLYLLAWIAAAADHPQTVGKSQPKSGKGFGSSVIFPVTGNVYPLGYYHVTINIGQPPKPYFLDIDTGSDLTWLQCDAPCAKCTPAPHALYKPNRNLITCVDPMCVSLHGPGNHDCPSPQEQCDYEIDYADHGSSLGVLIKDSFPLKFTNSSTVTPHLAFGCGYNQEVPDSSHLPYTDGVLGLGIGKSSILSQLHNMGLIKNIIGHCLSAQGGGFLFFGDGFLPASGIVWAPILSQSKYYSLGLADLQFGGQASTIKGLQIVFDSGSTYTYFSSQSYNALVSQIKGDLKGKQLQDAVEDKSLPICWKGTKPFKSVRDAASYFKPITLTFTKTKNVQFHLQPESYLIVTTHGNACLGILNGGEVGLGNLNVIGDNFLQDKLVIYDNERHLIGWTSANCNRLPNMERHSGEGLYLPYAASYGAFKDTCAATFGSRKKGRK